In Eupeodes corollae chromosome 3, idEupCoro1.1, whole genome shotgun sequence, a single genomic region encodes these proteins:
- the LOC129950488 gene encoding uncharacterized protein LOC129950488 → MVAITSIVLTLLVPQGFVAQTKTILPEAITYAVANSFNNTANLVHVVIETSLGTSNNSLDFLDALDNLLGDDNWSFRLQIDVNNKNIRPASDHNLWFINSYEAFRRLFPLIENYHRDSQLFLIIVLKCAKAVQGHLFVMQKIFSDLLRLMIANVNILIKDGSKGVSFYTFYPFQEFACRSAKPFKMYTFHQNSFHNNNVLLFPTKTNNLYKCSLRLKTRNNNILNLKKIEVFGLEAFITTELASKMNFTYDIINAYDKEHFLPNENSSGPHPSVGISIFLVSISF, encoded by the exons ATGGTGGCTATAACATCCATAGTTCTAACACTTCTCGTTCCTCAAGGATTCGTCGCACAAACCAAAACTATTCTACCTGAGGCAATAACCTATGCAGTTGCCAATTCCTTCAACAACACTGCTAATTTGGTTCATGTGGTCATTGAAACTAGTCTTGGTACCAGTAATAACAGCTTAGATTTCTTGGATGCACTTGACAATCTTCTGGGGGATGATAATTGGTCCTTCCGATTACAAATTgatgttaacaacaaaaatatcagacCCGCAAGTGATCACAATCTATGGTTTATCAATTCCTATGAAGCTTTTCG GCGGCTTTTTCCACTAATCGAAAACTACCACCGAGACTCACAGCTTTTCTTAATCATTGTTTTGAAATGCGCGAAAGCCGTTCAGGGGCATTTATTTGTGATGCAGAAAATCTTCTCAGATTTGCTAAGACTGATGATAGCTAAcgttaacattttaattaaggACGGCTCTAAAGGAGTTTCATTTTACACCTTCTATCCATTCCAGGAGTTTGCATGCCGTTCAGCAAAACCATTCAAAATGTACACTTTTCATCAAAACTCATTCCACAATAACAATGTTTTACTATTTCCTACAAAAACCAATAATCTGTATAAATGTTCGCTTCGATTGAAAACCAGAAATAACAATATTCTCAATTTGAAAAAGATTGAAGTCTTTGGCTTGGAAGCTTTCATCACAACTGAGTTGGCTTCCAAAATGAATTTTACATATGACATCATTAATGCGTAtgataaagaacattttttgccGAATGAGAATTCTAGTGGGCCTCATCCATCGGTTggtatttcaattttcttagtttcaatttcgttttaa